One Hymenobacter cellulosilyticus genomic window, CAGGCTGTAAAGCGTCGAGGCCCGGGTGTAAGCCTTGCGGTGGCCCAGGTACGAGTTGAAGCGCGAGAGGCCCAGCCCGTCGATGTAGTCGTCCATCTCCTTCTCCTCCCGCTGCCCCGCCACGCGCTTGGTGGGCAGGCCGTAGTACTGAAAGTCAATCTGGGCGTCGTCGGCCGCTTTCTTGATGGCCTCCAGAATGGTCATAAACTCGGCCGTGGAGGCCCGGTCCAGGTAATCTGATACCAGGGGCACAATCACCGCGTCGCAGGCCGTCAGGGCGTTGAATACGTCGTCGCCGTCGGCGCGGCCGGGCACGTCGATGATGATCAGGTCGTAGTTGTGCTCCGGGTTGTCGATGAAGTCGAATATCCGGCTCAACTGCCAGGGGTACACGTCGTAGGGATACTGGGCATCGGGGTTGGTTTCACGCAGCTTGGCGAAGTTGGCTGCGTCGACCTGCTCGCGGGTCTTGACGATGCTCTGCTGGTAGTCGCAGTCCAGGACGGCGATGCGCAGCCCGTACTCGGTTGCCAGCGGAGCGGCGAGCACGAGGGCCAGCGTGGATTTACCGGAGCCCCCTTTCTGGGTGGCAAAGCTGATAACCTTGGACATAGTAGGTGCGGGGTAAAGTCGTGGAGGGACGGTGGCGCAGAGGCCAGCGCAATAGTAAGCCAAAAGTAATAGAAAAGCAGAAAGGCAGAAGCGCAGACCAGCACTTTTGCGGAAAAACATAAGTGTTATTCTGCAGAAAAACTGTTTTGTACTTATGGTTTTAAACTGAATTGAAAAACAACAGAAAAATAGAAATACCGATCCGTCTAAAAGCACTTCTGCCAAAGTGTGATTCTGCAGAAATGAGAAATTGCAGAACCACATTTCAGTAGTCAGGAAAGGGACGATTTCTTGTGTAAGCAACAGAAATACAAAACAACAGAATTGCACAACAACAGACTAAGCGCACAGTTGCTACGTGATTGCAGGAGAGTGCTTAGACTGCAGAAATGTAGAACAACAGAAAAGCAGAACGACAACTCCGGAGTTAGCCGGCCTTGAACTTTGGTGGTATCACATTGATAACAGAAATGCAGAATTGCAGAACTGTAGCCGGAATGACAATAGAATGAAGCCCGCGCTGCCAGTTTCCAGGAAGTGTTTATCGGATAAAAGCGCACAGGCAGACACCAGGTGGTGGCCTCCTGCCAGAGCCTCTAAAAGAGTCGGTGGCGTGAATAGGACACCGTGCACGGTGCCATACTGCGCGGAAATAGGGATGGGCATAAACACGCAGCAGGAAAGATGCGTACTAGCTTATCACTAACTTTTTGCTAATCATAGAATAGCCTTAGCAAGAAGAACACTGCAATCCTAGAGCTAACGCTCTATTCTTGAGTGATTTAGCAATCAGCAGAGTTGATTTTGTGGCCAGACGAGGTCTAAGTAACTGATTTCAAGCGCTGAAAATGGCCCACTGGGGCCCAATTGGAAACCATCACCATGAGCACGGAGCTACGCAGGCGAGTCACCCTGGACAACATTGTTTACCGGAAAGGCGAAGCGGCCGCGGCCGAAGTGGGCGCCAGTCTCGGGGCCTACGCCAGTGCGGCGGTGGACTACTTTGCCACCCGTGGCTTGGACCCCCGCGAGACGGAAGCACGCGAAGGGCAGCTCATCATGCGGCAGATAAAGAAGCTCGGCGACCGGGTGTTCGGCTTTCTGCAGGAGCAGGAGCGCACGCTGCTAACAGCCATGCTAGAGGAAATGCTGCGCACCCGCATCACGCTTGACCGGGTGTTGCGCATGAACGAAATTCTGGTGGGCAACCTGAACGCGCAGTTGGAAACGCTCAGCGAAGCGCAGCTGCAACGGCAGCAGCAGGCGCTGCAGCTGCTGCGTCAGCGCAACGAGGAAGCGGTAGAAAAGCAGGTACGGGAAGCGTTGCAAGCGGCCCAACAAGACGGGCCGGGCAAGCGCCGCAACCCGGCCGAAAGCCCGGTAGGGAAGGGGCAATAGGGAGAAAAATGTCGGTTACTGCAAGCTTAAATTCACTCCATATTGTTGATGTACGCCAAATTAATTAATCCAAAGACGCACGGCAAAGCGGCGTATACCAACACCGGTAGTTGCGCGCAAACGCTGAATTATTTGCAGCACGAAGCGGTAGGGGAGGGGCAGGAAGCCGCGTTTTTTAACGGTGATTCCGACGAGCTCAGCGCCGCGCAGCTGCTGCACAGCATCGACTCCAACGTAAAAGGACTGCGGGCCACGGAGGCCAAATTCTATTCCCTGGTGCTGAGCCCAAGCGAGCAGGAGTTAGCCCACATCGGCAGCGACGCCGGCAAGCTCCGGGGCTACACCCGCGAGGTGATGCGCCAGTACGCGCAGAACTTCACCCTGCCCGGCGGCCGGCAGCTCGGCAGCCAGGACCTGGTCTGGGGTGCCGTCCTGCATCAGGACCGTACACACCGGGGCACGGACCCCGAGGTGGTAGCCGGTACGGCCAAAGCCGGTACCAAGCGGGCAGGCCTGCAGGCCCACGTGCACATCATCGTCAGCGCCCGCGACCGGAAGCAGCAGATAACCCTTAACCCGGGTGGGCGCCGGCAGCGGTTTGACCTGATGCGCTGGCAGGCCGCGGCGGGCCGGCAGTTTGAGCGGCAGTTCGGCTATGAGGCGCAGGCCCACGAAAAGCTGCGGCCTCGGGCT contains:
- a CDS encoding ParA family protein, encoding MSKVISFATQKGGSGKSTLALVLAAPLATEYGLRIAVLDCDYQQSIVKTREQVDAANFAKLRETNPDAQYPYDVYPWQLSRIFDFIDNPEHNYDLIIIDVPGRADGDDVFNALTACDAVIVPLVSDYLDRASTAEFMTILEAIKKAADDAQIDFQYYGLPTKRVAGQREEKEMDDYIDGLGLSRFNSYLGHRKAYTRASTLYSLLNPAWSRYAGGSKDTSEEIRRVCEELIERLGLPDRRAAAAATVSTASTSAK
- a CDS encoding DUF5712 family protein; protein product: MYAKLINPKTHGKAAYTNTGSCAQTLNYLQHEAVGEGQEAAFFNGDSDELSAAQLLHSIDSNVKGLRATEAKFYSLVLSPSEQELAHIGSDAGKLRGYTREVMRQYAQNFTLPGGRQLGSQDLVWGAVLHQDRTHRGTDPEVVAGTAKAGTKRAGLQAHVHIIVSARDRKQQITLNPGGRRQRFDLMRWQAAAGRQFERQFGYEAQAHEKLRPRATRPRDPARDAGRLQKITERVAGINLLVPQEQRLAPERVQDIAVARAFDKTFYRMLSRVEERARDGRPIDNALQLLSTGREQAPAPQRQAAAALHAVQHLVRSTHADQPERTEQVAERPGRRSAELDIEM
- a CDS encoding BfmA/BtgA family mobilization protein, which gives rise to METITMSTELRRRVTLDNIVYRKGEAAAAEVGASLGAYASAAVDYFATRGLDPRETEAREGQLIMRQIKKLGDRVFGFLQEQERTLLTAMLEEMLRTRITLDRVLRMNEILVGNLNAQLETLSEAQLQRQQQALQLLRQRNEEAVEKQVREALQAAQQDGPGKRRNPAESPVGKGQ